Within the Dryobates pubescens isolate bDryPub1 chromosome 2, bDryPub1.pri, whole genome shotgun sequence genome, the region GTGGAAGGGAGAAGGTGGTTAACCTGGGAACAACAACTCCCCCCCGGCTCCAGGACTAGGAACTAGCTCAATGTTAGTATATAGTATAGCCTATGTATTATAAATAGCATAAAGAAGTCCACTTCAGTAGGTGCTTTCTGTAGGTGCAGTATCTTTTATTGATTGCCTCAAGAACAATGGCAAAATGTGTGGAGAAGGCTACACATACATCAGCACTCACCCACCTGTGCAAGTAAATCCCATTCACTTCCACAACCTACCTGGACCACGCCTTCCAGGCACATAAAGGAGTACAACCCACTGATGCCAACAGACACTAGCAACTCATACCTGGAGGCAATCTTAACCCTTACACTAAGAGCATCCAGCACCGAATCCAGTTTGAGGAATGGGTTTTCAGCTTTACAAGAGCAAATCTACCTGAGCAAAGCATAAGACTTCTGCAAGCCACAGTTTCAGAGGAGTTGTGGGGCTGAACCTGTCTCTGCATCTGGTTTTTGTTCTTTATTAATGATTTTCATGGGTCTTTGCACTTTTGGATTCCAGCCTGACTGGAAGCAGCAAATGCTGGAAACCTTACAATGCTTTCCAAGTGTGAaacttccctctctggagaaggTTTAATGTACTTCAGGTTTGCATGCAGAGTTTCAGGGGCTAAGCCAAGTGGTCACCCTTCTCAGATGCTCATGATGTTCACCTGTCAGAGAGTTTCCAGACAGAAATCCAAGCTTTCATTCTGAAGCATCTTTGGCAAAATCAGGACCATGAAATCATCTGGTGTAAAGGGCTCACAGGCAGAGATGAGATTGCACAAGCAGAACAGTTTGTGATGGCAAACCATTGGGGCTGCTAAAGCTTTTCTTGCTAAACACctactttttctcctttcttggGGATCTCCTagactccatcaccctcatccTATAATTAGATTGAACCAGCAGTGCCTGGCCTCCACAGAAAGACATAATTTTCAGGCCAGGCTTAGAAAGCCTCAAGTAATGCCAAAACCAAACGTGGCTGAGACTTGCAGAGCAAAGCTGCCTCTCAGCCAAGAGAGCTGGAGCGTGCACAGCGAAgagcctccctcctctctctctctctctttactgTTTTATTCTCCAGACACACAATGAGGGCTATTCCCTCCCGGAAGAAGGAATTCAAAATGCTTCAGCTTTTTATTGATTCACTGCAAAGGGAAGGTACAGATCCTCCTCTGTGGGCCAACATCCCATTAAAGCAGGCACCTCAAGCCCATGATGAAGCGGTGGAGCTGAACCAGAGGAAGCAGCGGCCAGTATCTGTCCAAAGCTTGCAGAATTGATGTTTCCAACTGACTGCCTTGCTTGATCCTTCGAACCCCTCAACCAAAAATACCTCATTCACCAGGCCAGATGGGATGagaagcaagaagaaaaacTTCCTTTCCATCATTACTCTTCTTTACAAATctgccacctccacctcccagcAAAGCAACAGGGTAACCTTGAAATTCAAGCCAGCTATTGGAAGAAGTTGTCTGGGTTGGAGACAGGAGCTCCAGATCATGTCTTCAAGTGCTCCTCTACATGGTGTGGGATTCCTGTAACTTTTatcctgctttggttttgggtgAGATCATGTGGAAAAAGAGAGTCAGGAGGGAGTGTGGCCATGCCACAGAGCCCATGCCATGGGCTGCTTCATGAAGTCACATCCTGCATCAGGGCGGTGTGGTATTAGATATTTGACAAGTCCTTGATGAAAGGAGACAAAAAGTGATTAAAATGCCTTCCAGAGACAGTTTGCATGGCTGTAATAACCCTGAGCTGAGCAAATATGCTTTGCTGCAGTCATCATCCAGCACAGCAAGTGACAAcaaggttgcagtgaggtgctTGGAAGGAGGGAGATGCTAGCTTGCTGGTCAGGAGACCAGAAAACTGACTTCCCTTACATCTTATTCTTTAAAGAGTGTCCCACAGAGATAAACCAAAgtagcctgctgcagagcctgctctggggcagcccaggggaCACCTTAGTCCCAGTCTGGGACTCCCTATCAAGCTGTGCACATCAGGCAAgttctgggagcagcagggctcctcATCATGAATCCCACTTCATCCATTTGCAACAGGGTTAGCACATTGGTCCAGCACTGCCTCTGTCTGTGtttgcacagcctggctcaATGCTTTTATTCTCCTGGGACTCCTGCAACCCAAACCCTAAAAAATGAGGGTATTCAAGTCATGTGCCATTCGGACTAAGACAAATGGAGTCACCCCAATTGATACGGAGCTGATGGGAACAGTTCCTGGCAAGCTGGTGGCGATGGGAGCCATAACGCTGAGATGCAGATAGACCCACCCTGACATAACACGACCATGACTTTGTCTTATTGTGCATCCTGATtccctgctgcagaagaaatAAATGTGCCTGTAGGTGGCCCAGAAACACTGACTTactaaaaaagggggggggggggggaagaatgaATGAAGTGTCTGTCACCCTTCTGCAGAACTGTTATTTTGTGCGTGTGTGTCTGTAGTTGGTGCTTGTTTTCCAAAGATttacatttttgtgtgtgtgtgtcattcGCTTTTCATGGATTTTGAGACCTTGGAGCTTAGAAATTCAAAACACTTGTCAGTCACGTCAATCCTTCTGGACAAAACAGAGCTGCCACTTGGatgggttaaaaaaacccccacacaacaaaacaacaaacaaaatgcaCTTTTCTATCAAGCTGTGACTCGGTCACCCTGCTTAATACGAGTAAGACAATGTTTagagaaagcaaaaaagaaagatCCGAGTTTTCATACTCATTGGTGGAACTAAATTGATTAAGGTCATTTCCTAGGTAGGTTTGAAATCTTCTGCaacaatttttttaaaagagaaaagaaaagtgccccccccaccccccccaaaaaaaaaaaaaaagggaaaagtcaTTACAGCAAAAACATTAAATCTGCTTGGGTAACTCAGAATATATGTTGGCAAGGCAACATATCTCAGCTTGAACAGTAAACCTGCTATGTCAGAGGCTCTGCAACATATGAAAGAGACTTGGGTTTCAATATATCATGCTGAATTTACTTCTTTTCAGCCTTTCATGGCAAAGTATTTGATGTCTATCCATTCACTGTTGCAATCGATATGGTGACCTTATTTTAAAGTTTCCTGACCTTTGCTGTTGTCAGTATTGTTCTGTTCAAATGTAATTTAACTCTTTTTCTTTAGTCTGGAAACAGCACTGTACAGACAGCAAACATGATAGGGGTTTGGGGTTTCCCCCCCCGCTAACCTAGAGGCGAGAGGAAAAACATCCATCCTCAAGAGCTGGCTTAAAACCAGATGATGTCAAGAAGCATATGACATACAGTGAGCCCAGACTTTCTGTTGAATTGTACTGATTTCACACTTCATATCAGAACTAAGGCCACTTGGCATCTGCAGAGGATCCAGCTGATCCCCCAGAACTTTCTTGTAAAGCTACATACCTGCTTGGTAAGGTAAAAAGGCCCTAAACAACAAAAGGTCCTTATTCTGATGCTCTCactccagtgctgcagagcatccTGCTCAACACTTTAGCCCTAGAATTGAGTGTTCTTCTTATAACACTCCAAGGATAGAGATCTTTAGCTGGGGCCTTGCACATATTCCACATAATCCCAGAAAACTAAACAGATCAAGACttacatgaaaaaaagaaactgcTTTCAAATAGCAACTACTGAAGTGGAAGGAGACTAGTTTCTCTCGTGACAATAGGTGTTACAAGAGTCAGCTACATGCTTTAGGGTTACAGCTGGATTATCTTTCATGGGATCATGAGCCTGGTTTGAATCATGTTGTAACCCTGTAATGCAAGTACTTTTGAAAAAGCAAATTCACATTGTTATTATCTGTTGTGTTGCCATTATTACATCTTTGTATTACAACTGTACATGGGTATTACGCTGCATTAGTGATGCAGACACGCACATCTGTACTCACACCCATGCATTTGCACAGGATTATGGCTAAAATTTGTGATCCTACTTATAAAAGCCCTATAAATCCTGGATAGCTCCCTTTAAATCAGCAGCATTATCCTACTGTAAATCCAGGGTGTAAGTCAGAGCAGATTCTAGCTCAGATGCTCTTCAGCCACACACTGTAATGGAGCAGGGGAGCCAAAAGCAAACCCCAGGCTCTCAAAACTCACCCCCATTACATCATGCCCTGCTTAGCCCAACACCCCATCACTTCTCAAAGTACCAGCCCAACTCTTCTCATCAAGAAGCTCTCTGAAACAGATTAAGAGCTGGttttggcagtgctgctgccaccacatgCTTAAATATTGCTCACAGCTGAGTTATTTCTTGCTTCTTAGGAACTTTAAACAGCTTTTATGCTCAGTGAACTCAGGAAAGGCTAGGATCTAAagtcagcagcactgaaacGATGAATTAGTCAAAGCAGAAACAGGCCAGTTAGGCCTTCCTTGCAATACATTATCTAGATGGTTGCCAGAGGAGCTGATTTAAAGTCACTGTGCTACACCTGAATGTCGTTTATGGCTCATAAAAGGAAATCTGTGTTTAAGAAACTATAAAGCAGGACTGCACTTTTTATATAAAaggaattttttaaaaatgcctTTCTTGCAGAGCAGATGTAGTTTTATTTACTCTTTGCCTGCCTCCAGGGCACGTGGAATCTGACAGTGCTGGGATGATTTCAGCTAAGAAGCCCAGCAATTAAGCAAGaggacttgctccagcatggAATGGACCATGCTTGACTTTTACTCATTTTTCCACTGAAGCCTTAACATGGTGAATTTGACCTCCTTGCACAAGTGAGGCCTGAACCCCCACATACACTGGTAGCTGTCAGAACAAAGGAGAtccccaggcacaggcagccagcccACCAGTTCTGCCCCAAAgccacagccctcctgcaggaagGTGCAGAGACTCTTCCTTACACCTCCAACTCCAGGGTCAGGACATTTGGCCAAACAAGATGACAACAGCTATCACATCAATCACTGTAAAACACAGTGGAGGCCACCTGAGGACATGGATTTTCACTCACCTGTTGTCTACTGATAGATTCCCTCTTATCAGACTCTGAGGGGTCTGAACTCACTTTTTTGGCCTCAGGACAAATAGCAGCTGGGGTATTGTGTCACACAGCCACAGGGAAGTCCTCCTAGAAcatataccttttttttttttttcttaattatacCTGATTTTTGAGTCTTTTCTACATGAAAACAAGCCCTAATGCAACAATGACAGGATAACACTatccttctgcccctctgcactgTTTTGCCCTCCATGCATTTCCCATAATCTGATCACTACCACCCTTCTTTCAGAGTCACAAGCACCTTGGGGCTGTCCACCTCCACACAAGTAGTGATGATCCATGAAGACAACCCCATGAACTCTTCCCAAGCCCTAGTCCTGCTGCACATGGGGTCGCTGCCTCCAAGCTGCACCTGTCCTTTCAAGGGCCAAGGAGATGAGTGCTCAGCCCCAGGTCTTCCCAGAcaaggagctggaaaggacctacATGTGAGATGCTACAGCTGTTAAcagtgagtgtcacagtcctgACCTTTACCTGCACTCTTAGTCTGACTGATTCATCAGAAATTCACCTCCCCAAGGAAGAGGGCTGGAGACTTCACTGGTCAGATTTCCACACAGCAGGTCTGCAGGACCTCCTCAACACTCACCACCACCTGGGATATCTCCAAGGCTGATGCTACACCATGAGTACTAAActgcagagagagaacaaaaaacagaaaaaaagaaagaaacaccaCACATACACACCAAAAACCAACTGTGAGCTTCTGCCAACTCAAATCTCCCTATCAGCAACAGCATCACATGAAAACAGCACACGACCTGAGGTGAAACTTGAACTGAAACAGTTTTGCTGCTGCAAACTGAGCAACACTCTGCAGGCCCACAGGACTGGAATGCCAGAGTCACAGCCAGCACCTTTGGTGAGGAGATAGCTCCACATCTGGATACTGGGGCATGAGAAGCAACAGCCAACTAAATAAGGAATGTTAATTTTAACACCTTGTCCTCTATCAGCATGAGGAAGCATTTTCCTTGCAGTTCAGCAGTACCTTAAGGAGGGCTCATGGGAAGCTCAAAGTACCCCCAATCTTCTAAAAAGCATCAGCACAAAAGGCTGTACGATGTTATGACAACAATGCTggcagctcttctctggacccagcTCCTCCATTTGGGGATTTGTTAGAAGCACCAAGTAGCAGAGGATGGTCAACTCCACAGTGCTGACAAACACCTATTTTCATAGGCTCACctctgaggaggcagcagtgtaaTATGTAGGAAGGAACAAAATACAGTCTACACAATTGTTTGGCTGTTGGATCCTGAGGGACCAGAGCATGCTTTGATTCAGTAGGAATGCAAGTGTAGCCCTCCCTAGCACTGCATCAGTTACTGAATACACAAACCAGCAACAGCGAGTCAGCAACGGCAGTGAAACATCACCAGTTTAATATGTTACCTTGTCTTGACATGAAGATGATCACAATTCAAGTGACCTCTGGGCTTAAAGATCTATTTCATACATCCCAAGTGGCTGAATCTTGTCCCATACTTTGACAATACAGTATTACAAATTCAGTGAAAATCACAACAAAGAGAAGGAGATAAAAAGGGATTTAATGCTGTCAGGATGCTAAACCCTGAATCCCACCGCAAGCAAAAACTGCAGAGGACTGAACCTGGATTAGTTCAAATATCTGCTCCATCTGTGTACTcccatttttcccccccacatgTTTACTTCTAAGCTGCCAACAGAGCCTTTCATCACTCCCAGCAGCTTTCACCTTATAAATCCatcacctctgccttcccaagcagcacagccttccacaGACCTgctcctcccacccctcccctctcACCACACACCATCTCACATTCCTCCATTCAATGGCTTCTGCCCACCATCAACAAACATCAGGAAAACAGAGACCAACCTGTTTGCTCCTGCAccaaagaaaggagagaaggtgGATTTCAGATTTCTTTTGTTGTCACATTctaaggaggaggagaaggatggcAAGTCAAAAAATTGCTAGGcattgattttgtttggttggggtttttttcagatctTTATTTTACAAAAATAACTTACAAATAGAGACAACTCTCAGAAGTAAGATCATTCATTCTGTGCATAAGGATACAGCTTCGTGAAGTATGGGTGTAGGAGTTAACAACTCTTACAACACTGTTAATTTTAACATGATGGTAACTATATTACATTACATACATTTCATGCTCCAGATGTGTGGGTGTGACCATCACATAAAGCTACGGGCGATAATGTGTGCCAGCCAGGGAGGACACGGCTAAGAGATCACTTCCATTCTGCTATTTATCAGCATCCTCCTACCTACAATAGTTGAAACCAAATGTCAACCTAACACTCAGACTACAGCACTCTGGATACACTCATCAGCAATATACTTCAAATACAtgagaaaaatatatttaactTTCAAATACAATTGTATAAGGTACACCAAGAGCCAGAAAATAAAGTCTCGAGCTTTTAAATACAACACACTATATATATAACATATACAAGGAGACCAGAGGGAATCTACACATGGAAGAAAAAGCTTATCCTGGAAATGCATGTTATCTATGGTACACAACAGCTTTGCCAGCTACAAAGTCATTCCCATTTGCATAGCGTTGTGGAGAAGTCCAGACCTGGCCAGGAGGAGATCAAACAAAACATACCAACAAAAGGCTTACATTTTGGTACCACTTCCATTTTGCACCTGATTCTACCCTTAAATTACAGTTTGCTATTTCTCTTTTGTAGGCTGGAATTCATGCCCCGTTCGTAACAAGCACAGGGAAAggggaggttaaaaaaaaaccaaagccaaaccaacaaaacagaacaaaaaaacacaacacaaataaaacaaaggTCAGAGAGTCAAGGAGATTTCTTTATGGGGTTGCAGTCACTTGGCATTTTGCTCCAGAGCAGAGTATTCTGCTTCTGAGACTCTGGAAGCATCAATAAGTTTAGTGAGACCAGTTTTGGCAGAGTACTTGAAAATAAAGGCTTTCATGAGCTCATATCTGTAGTTGCGGTTAATGAAGCTGTACAGGATGGGGTTGACACAGCAATGGACTAGAGAGAAACACTGAGTGATGTGAAGAGTGGCATATAAAAAGTTCTCCATCTGACAACTGAAAGGTATGAAATGAAGGCTATAGAAGATGTCAAGCAGGACAGCTATGTGGTAGGGTAGCCAGCAGACGAGAAACACGACAACATAGGAGAAAATAATCTTCCCATTGCTCTTCCTCTCTTGGTCACTGGAGGCGGAGATGGTCTTCGcaaggaggaaataaaagacGGCAATGACGGGAAAAGGGATAAGAAAGCCCAGCACAACAGAAATAAGCTCCATGCCAATCAACCACTCCTTGAAGCTCTCCTCTGGATAGACAGGACGGCAGTAGGTTTCGTTGTTGGAAGAGACAGTCTTGAGATAGTAGGTGtctgggagggaggcagagaaggCAAGAAGCCACACTAAAATGCAGATGCAGCGCCGGATTATCTTCTTCTTGCGATTGCTGGAGTTGGTGAAATAGGCAACTGAGAGGTAGCGGTCCACACTCATGCAAGCCAGGAAGAAGATACTGCTATACAGGTTGATGGAAAATATAAGGTGAGTTACTTTGCATGTGATTTCCCCCATGTGCCACTGGTTATGCTGGACGAGGGAGACAACCCACACTGGAAGGGTGATGACAACACATAGATCGGCAATAGCCAAATTAAAGATGTAAAGGTGGGTTTCGTAGCCAGTCATTTTGGCTTGGAGGTTGACCCATACCACAACTGAGTTGGCCACCAGCCCAATGACAAAGATGAAAATGTAGAAGAAGGACAGGGTGTAGAGTAGGGCACTTTTGTTGAGCGTGCCAGGGCATGTCGTCGCATCAACAGTGATGCAGTCACCGTTGTTGCACGTCCAGTTGATCTCTGTCAAGTTGGCCGTTTCCAGAAAATCAAGGATGGAAGTCAAATCAAGTGCACTCATGTTTGCTCAGTTCGGAGTTCGAGCGACCTACAGGTAAAACAGGATCAAAAGAAATTACTTAAAGGAGATATTTCTGCTGCCATCTTCATACCACAAAACAGAGGCAGGACATGATGGAATGCCCTACTCTTGGAAGGCATTGTCTGTTAGAGAGATCCATGGAGTAAAATAACCAAGACACATAGCAAAACTCATCTGGTCAACAAGAGATGAACAGCACTATTTTGTgaggttttgttg harbors:
- the ACKR3 gene encoding atypical chemokine receptor 3 encodes the protein MSALDLTSILDFLETANLTEINWTCNNGDCITVDATTCPGTLNKSALLYTLSFFYIFIFVIGLVANSVVVWVNLQAKMTGYETHLYIFNLAIADLCVVITLPVWVVSLVQHNQWHMGEITCKVTHLIFSINLYSSIFFLACMSVDRYLSVAYFTNSSNRKKKIIRRCICILVWLLAFSASLPDTYYLKTVSSNNETYCRPVYPEESFKEWLIGMELISVVLGFLIPFPVIAVFYFLLAKTISASSDQERKSNGKIIFSYVVVFLVCWLPYHIAVLLDIFYSLHFIPFSCQMENFLYATLHITQCFSLVHCCVNPILYSFINRNYRYELMKAFIFKYSAKTGLTKLIDASRVSEAEYSALEQNAK